A genomic window from Populus nigra chromosome 7, ddPopNigr1.1, whole genome shotgun sequence includes:
- the LOC133700163 gene encoding cytochrome P450 716B1-like: protein MDPAMIFFLLLLLLPLYLLLSHKRPKGLPPGSLGLPIVGQSLSFLRAMRENTAEQWLQNRIDKYGPIWKMSLFGKPTVFLCGQAANKFIYTCDGTKLASQKPLSVRRICGDKNILELSGHEHKRVRGALVSFLKPEALRQYVGKMDERVRRHLEMHWHGKQKVSAMPLMKILTFNIMSSLIMGIEEGAKRDMLVGLFQQLIKGSLSVPINFPFTRFSRSLKASRKIRMILADLIRERRAAQKEQTASPQQDLITTLLNLRNEDFSAALSDEEIVDNAITIMIAGHDTISVLLTTLIRHLANDQAVYAGIAQEQEEVAKSKAAGELLTWDDLARMKYTWRVALECLRMFPPVFNSFRKVLEDLEYKGYLIPNGWQVTWAASMTHMDESLFPDPTKFDPNHFDIKIAPYSFVAFGGGARICPGYEFARLETLITIHHLVNRFTWKLRCPDISFSRDPMPTFKDGLEIEIVPKLSLKVN, encoded by the exons ATGGATCCTGCAATGATTTTCTTCTTGCTTCTTTTACTTCTCCCACTCTACCTTCTCCTGAGCCATAAAAGACCAAAAGGGCTTCCACCAGGTTCTTTGGGATTGCCCATCGTAGGCCAAAGTTTGAGCTTCCTCCGTGCTATGCGCGAAAACACAGCAGAACAATGGCTTCAGAATAGAATAGACAAATATGGCCCCATCTGGAAAATGAGCCTCTTTGGGAAACCGACAGTGTTCCTGTGTGGACAGGCAGCAAACAAGTTCATCTACACTTGTGATGGTACCAAACTTGCCAGTCAGAAACCATTGTCGGTAAGGAGGATTTGTGGAGATAAGAATATCCTTGAATTGAGTGGCCATGAGCACAAGCGTGTGAGAGGTGCACTTGTATCGTTCTTAAAGCCTGAAGCGTTGAGGCAATACGTTGGTAAGATGGATGAAAGAGTCAGAAGGCATTTGGAGATGCATTGGCATGGCAAGCAGAAGGTTTCG GCAATGCCATTGATGAAGATCCTTACCTTCAACATTATGAGCTCACTGATAATGGGAATAGAAGAAGGTGCAAAACGTGACATGCTCGTAGGGCTCTTCCAACAACTGATCAAGGGTTCTCTATCAGTACCAATCAATTTTCCCTTCACACGCTTCAGTCGTAGCCTGAAAGCAAGTAGAAAAATAAGGATGATCCTCGCGGATCTTATACGTGAAAGAAGGGCTGCGCAGAAGGAGCAAACTGCCTCTCCTCAACAAGATCTTATCACCACCTTGCTTAATCTCAGAAATGAGGACTTCTCAGCGGCATTATCTGATGAGGAAATCGTAGATAATGCTATCACTATAATGATAGCAGGACATGACACGATCTCCGTCCTCCTCACCACATTGATTAGACACTTAGCAAATGATCAAGCTGTTTATGCTGGGATTGCTCAAG AACAAGAGGAGGTTGCCAAGAGTAAGGCCGCTGGAGAGCTTTTAACATGGGATGATCTTGCAAGAATGAAATACACATGGAGGGTAGCATTGGAATGTCTAAGGATGTTCCCTCCTGTATTTAACTCCTTTAGGAAGGTCCTTGAAGATCTCGAATATAAAGGGTACCTTATTCCCAATGGATGGCAG GTAACCTGGGCAGCCTCCATGACACACATGGATGAGTCTCTCTTCCCAGATCCAACGAAGTTTGATCCAAACCATTTCGATATAAAAATCGCCCCATATAGTTTTGTGGCATTCGGGGGAGGAGCACGCATATGTCCTGGATATGAATTTGCAAGACTAGAAACTCTGATCACAATACATCACCTGGTGAACAGGTTCACATGGAAGCTCCGTTGCCCAGACATTTCTTTTTCCAGAGATCCAATGCCAACTTTCAAGGATGGACTAGAGATAGAAATTGTGCCAAAGCTCTCTCTCAAAGTCAACTGA
- the LOC133698526 gene encoding small ribosomal subunit protein mS86 (rPPR1)-like: MALFARLRLQSIHPLRHLYHHHHLNFSTSPLSSISKTRVALSRLKTETNPEKILEICRSASLTPEANIDRITFSVAIDKLAKSNNFSYIDEFLTELRTSRPDLRTEQFAAHSIVLFGKAGMIDHAIRLFKEYHEKNQNDVVLSSGSVKLLNSLLYSCILAKKYNEVKRVFVDFTKSYKIEPNLDTYNTIIQAFSEGGSSSSCYSILNEMDKKGVKPNTTTFGNLIAGFYKEEKYEDVGKVLKMMEEDYGTKAGIDIYNIRIRSLCKLKRSKEAEALLGGCIARGVKPKAVTYRYLIFGFCKEGDLEGAKSLFKSMVNRGCKPDYYCYATLVCFLSKGRDFESAYRICKESMEKKLVPNSSTMKMLVEGLASSGNVEKAKELIGEIKEKFSKNVELWNEVETGLPQ, translated from the coding sequence ATGGCACTCTTTGCTCGCCTCCGCCTCCAATCCATACACCCCCTCCGCCACctctaccaccaccaccacctcaacTTCTCCACCTCCCCACTCTCCTCCATATCCAAAACACGCGTGGCCCTCTCCCGCCTCAAAACCGAAACCAACCCTGAAAAAATCCTCGAGATCTGCCGATCCGCTTCCCTAACTCCCGAAGCCAACATCGACAGAATCACTTTCTCAGTCGCCATTGACAAGCTCGCCAAATCCAACAACTTCTCTTACATCGACGAGTTCCTTACTGAACTCCGCACTTCACGCCCTGATCTCCGTACCGAACAATTCGCAGCTCATTCCATCGTCCTCTTCGGAAAAGCTGGTATGATCGATCATGCAATTCGGCTTTTTAAGGAATATCACGAGAAGAATCAAAATGACGTCGTTTTATCTTCTGGATCagtgaaattattaaattctttgCTTTATTCGTGTATTTTAGcgaaaaaatataatgaagtgAAAagggtttttgttgattttactaaGAGTTATAAAATCGAGCCGAATTTGGATACTTATAATACAATAATTCAGGCTTTTAGTGAGGGTGGGAGTTCGAGTTCGTGTTATTCGATTTTGAATGAGATGGATAAGAAGGGAGTGAAGCCGAATACGACGACATTTGGGAATTTGATTGCTGGGTTTTATAAGGAAGAGAAGTATGAGGATGTAGGGAAAGTGTTGAAAATGATGGAGGAGGATTATGGGACAAAAGCTGGgattgatatttataatattaggaTTCGGAGTTTGTGTAAACTTAAGAGGTCGAAAGAAGCGGAGGCATTGCTAGGAGGGTGTATAGCGAGAGGAGTGAAGCCAAAAGCGGTCACTTATAGGTAtttgatttttgggttttgtaAGGAAGGTGATTTGGAGGGAGCTAAGAGTTTGTTTAAGAGTATGGTGAATAGAGGGTGTAAACCGGATTATTATTGTTATGCCACTCTGGTTTGCTTTTTAAGTAAAGGCAGGGATTTTGAGTCGGCGTATAGGATTTGTAAGGAGAGTATGGAGAAGAAGTTGGTGCCAAATTCTTCAACTATGAAGATGTTAGTGGAAGGACTTGCGAGTAGCGGGAATGTGGAGAAGGCTAAAGAGCTTATTggagaaataaaagagaagttTTCGAAGAATGTTGAGTTGTGGAATGAGGTCGAAACGGGGTTGCCGCAGTAG
- the LOC133700162 gene encoding acetyl-CoA-benzylalcohol acetyltransferase-like has product MEVQLISRKLIKPSVQTPSHLQNLNISFLDQLAPSLYVANIFYYPNHHHEIIKNIDRLVKSLSEILTLFYPLAGRYIKDNLSVDCNDEGVELLEAKVDGVDLTQIFQQDPNSNLELLAHFVPCISDRITISTSINAWATTFREGGISDQVPRPRFYCSFLFPQRDLRLNLPPAPKVHSKIVTKVFVINKEAIDKLKSKISGGSDSGVKYHPSRLEVVTTLGWKALIGSAKAQRGHLRASSLLQIMTLRGKVSMPLPENACGNMYMPFISRFSTYDKNNKLKLTDIVSLLRDAKRKAMSDCTNAINSNDVFSMDNKSGDGIEAWMNLKEIDMLHFQQDPDILALTSSQE; this is encoded by the exons ATGGAGGTTCAGCTCATATCTAGAAAGCTAATAAAACCATCAGTTCAAACTCCTTCTCACCTTCAGAATCTGAACATATCATTTCTCGATCAGCTTGCTCCATCACTGTATGTAGCCAATATTTTCTACTACCCTAACCACCACCATGAAATCATCAAAAACATCGACAGGCTAGTGAAATCCTTGTCCGAAATATTAACCCTCTTTTACCCTCTAGCGGGAAGATACATCAAAGATAATCTCTCAGTTGATTGTAATGATGAGGGGGTGGAACTCTTGGAGGCCAAAGTTGATGGAGTAGACCTCACACAAATTTTCCAGCAGGATCCCAATAGTAATCTTGAGCTGCTGGCTCATTTTGTTCCCTGT ATATCTGATAGAATTACAATCTCGACATCCATCAATGCATGGGCTACAACATTCCGAGAAGGTGGGATTAGTGATCAAGTTCCTCGTCCAAGATTTTATTGCTCATTTCTCTTCCCACAAAGAGATTTACGTCTCAATCTTCCACCAGCACCAAAAGTCCATTCGAAGATTGTCACAAAAGTATTTGTGATTAACAAGGAAGCCATAGACAAGCTGAAATCTAAAATTAGTGGTGGTAGCGATTCAGGGGTCAAGTACCATCCGTCGCGCTTGGAGGTGGTCACAACACTTGGATGGAAGGCTCTCATTGGTTCCGCTAAAGCACAGCGCGGACACCTGAGGGCATCTTCACTTCTTCAGATAATGACTTTGAGAGGAAAGGTGAGTATGCCTTTACCTGAAAATGCTTGTGGAAACATGTATATGCCTTTCATTTCTAGATTCAGTACATATGATAAGAACAATAAGTTAAAGTTAACTGACATTGTGAGTCTGCTGAGGGATGCAAAGAGGAAAGCCATGTCAGATTGCACAAATGCAATAAACAGTAATGATGTGTTTTCAATG GACAACAAATCCGGAGATGGAATTGAGGCATGGATGAACTTAAAGGAAATTGATATGCTTCACTTCCAACAAGATCCAGACATCTTGGCCTTGACCTCCTCACAGGAGTAG